A genomic window from Arthrobacter globiformis includes:
- a CDS encoding trans-sulfuration enzyme family protein: MSLSDQHAASLSAETVVVAAGRPPREHDAPVNPPIVLSSTYFGTGALDDGDRGYGRYSNPTWDPFEEALGQLEGAALPGLLYSSGLAAVSSALSLIPNGGVLVMPSHSYSGSLVMAAELAEKGLLELRTVDIADTEAVRAQIAPRNGKAADMLWLESPTNPMLGIADIRALTQAAHDAGAVVVTDNTFSTPLVQQPLSLGSDVVLHSVTKYLAGHSDVVLGALVTSDAKLRETLLHHRIIHGGIAGPFEAWLALRGLRTLALRIERSQASAAVLAERLSAHPALESVRYPGLVSDPGHDLAKSQMTGFGSILCVQVAAAGGLGASETADKLVRALNLWLPATSLGGVESLIERRRRHAAEPVSVPENLVRLSVGIENVEDLWADLKQALDALDR; the protein is encoded by the coding sequence ATGAGTCTTTCCGATCAGCATGCCGCATCCCTGTCGGCCGAAACGGTGGTTGTGGCCGCCGGCCGTCCGCCCCGTGAACACGACGCGCCCGTCAACCCACCCATCGTGCTCTCGTCCACTTATTTCGGCACCGGCGCGCTCGACGACGGTGACCGGGGCTACGGCCGCTACTCCAACCCCACGTGGGACCCGTTCGAAGAGGCCCTCGGCCAGCTCGAGGGTGCCGCGCTGCCGGGCCTGCTGTACTCCTCTGGCCTGGCGGCGGTCAGCTCTGCGCTCTCCCTGATTCCCAACGGGGGCGTCCTGGTGATGCCGTCCCACAGCTATTCGGGATCGCTGGTCATGGCTGCCGAACTGGCGGAAAAGGGCCTCCTTGAGCTCCGGACCGTGGATATCGCGGACACCGAAGCGGTCCGGGCCCAGATTGCGCCGCGGAACGGCAAAGCGGCGGACATGCTGTGGCTGGAAAGCCCCACCAACCCGATGCTCGGCATCGCGGACATCCGGGCCCTGACGCAGGCCGCTCACGACGCCGGCGCCGTCGTCGTCACGGACAACACTTTCTCCACCCCTTTGGTGCAGCAGCCGCTCAGCCTGGGATCCGACGTCGTTCTTCACTCGGTGACCAAGTACCTGGCCGGCCACTCGGACGTGGTACTGGGCGCCCTGGTCACCTCTGATGCGAAACTGCGCGAAACCCTCCTCCACCACCGCATCATCCACGGCGGAATCGCCGGCCCCTTCGAAGCATGGCTGGCGCTGCGCGGACTGCGGACCCTGGCCCTGCGGATTGAGCGTTCGCAGGCCTCGGCCGCGGTGCTCGCCGAGCGGCTCAGCGCGCACCCGGCCCTGGAGAGTGTGCGATACCCGGGGCTGGTGTCGGACCCTGGCCACGATCTGGCCAAATCTCAGATGACTGGCTTCGGTTCCATCCTCTGCGTCCAGGTTGCCGCTGCCGGCGGGCTCGGCGCTTCCGAAACAGCGGACAAACTGGTCCGTGCCCTGAACCTGTGGCTGCCGGCCACGTCCCTTGGCGGGGTTGAGTCGCTCATCGAGCGGCGGCGCCGGCACGCCGCGGAACCGGTCAGCGTTCCTGAGAACCTGGTCCGGCTGAGCGTCGGCATCGAAAACGTCGAGGACCTTTGGGCCGATTTGAAGCAGGCGCTGGACGCGCTGGACCGATAG
- a CDS encoding DUF2516 family protein, producing the protein MDGRLLIFYVESTVYYILGLIALALEVWAFFDCVRHRANAFEAVGKRTKTFWLALTGGSLAVGALSVLGGGAGGLLGPLGLFGLGAVVAASVYLADVRPAVKDAGRGGSRNMGPYGPW; encoded by the coding sequence GTGGACGGACGACTACTGATTTTCTACGTTGAGAGCACGGTCTACTACATCCTGGGGCTGATAGCACTGGCACTCGAGGTGTGGGCCTTCTTCGACTGCGTCCGCCACCGGGCCAACGCCTTCGAGGCTGTGGGCAAGCGCACCAAGACGTTCTGGCTGGCATTGACCGGCGGCAGCCTGGCCGTTGGAGCGCTGTCCGTGCTCGGCGGCGGAGCGGGCGGCCTCCTCGGCCCGCTTGGCCTGTTCGGCCTCGGAGCCGTCGTGGCAGCCTCTGTCTACTTGGCAGACGTCCGTCCGGCCGTGAAGGACGCCGGCCGCGGCGGCAGCCGGAACATGGGCCCGTACGGCCCCTGGTAG
- a CDS encoding class I SAM-dependent methyltransferase, whose protein sequence is MVQKAERVVTNRSSRGKPVGNVTRGTTNPNRMRRLDRWLAGPQAWRLRRAADPLVVDLGYGASPATAVELFERLRAVRPDVRVCGIEIEPERVRAAKSLERPGLSFHNGGFEVPVPGNPVFVRAFNVLRQYEEADVRGIWELVQGRLAPDGLFIDGTCDEIGRRSAWIALDAERPLSLTMSVRFGSFVLPSEIAERLPKALIHRNVPGERIHTLLQAMDRAWLESAPLAPFGNRQRWTAMCRALLDGGWPVQDGPSRWRLGELTVGWEAVAPG, encoded by the coding sequence GTGGTGCAGAAAGCAGAACGGGTGGTGACCAACCGGAGCAGCCGGGGCAAGCCGGTGGGGAACGTGACCCGCGGCACCACCAACCCGAACCGCATGCGCCGGCTGGACCGGTGGCTGGCGGGGCCGCAGGCCTGGCGGCTCCGGAGGGCGGCTGACCCGCTCGTGGTGGACTTGGGCTACGGCGCCTCACCGGCCACCGCCGTCGAACTCTTTGAACGGCTCCGGGCGGTACGGCCGGATGTGCGTGTCTGCGGGATTGAAATCGAACCGGAACGGGTGCGTGCGGCGAAGTCCCTGGAGCGCCCGGGCCTGAGTTTCCACAACGGAGGATTCGAAGTTCCGGTGCCCGGGAACCCGGTGTTTGTGCGCGCGTTCAACGTGCTGCGGCAATACGAGGAAGCGGACGTGCGCGGCATCTGGGAACTGGTGCAGGGCCGGCTGGCTCCGGATGGCCTGTTCATCGACGGGACGTGCGACGAGATTGGCCGGCGCTCCGCGTGGATTGCCCTTGATGCCGAGCGTCCGCTCAGCCTCACCATGTCGGTGCGGTTCGGGAGTTTTGTGCTGCCGTCCGAGATCGCAGAACGCCTGCCCAAGGCCCTTATCCACCGCAATGTTCCCGGCGAACGCATCCACACGCTGCTGCAGGCGATGGACCGGGCCTGGCTCGAGTCGGCGCCGCTGGCACCCTTCGGAAACCGGCAACGGTGGACGGCCATGTGCCGGGCACTGCTCGACGGCGGGTGGCCTGTGCAGGATGGTCCCTCGCGTTGGCGGCTGGGGGAACTTACGGTCGGCTGGGAAGCTGTGGCGCCCGGCTGA
- a CDS encoding phosphoglyceromutase: MTYKLILLRHGHSEWNAKNLFTGWVDVDLNDQGREEAARGGELLVENNILPDILYTSLLKRAINTANISLDKADRGWIPVKRDWRLNERHYGALQGKDKAQTLAEFGEDQFMLWRRSYDTPPPPLDDSSEFSQSRDPRYADLGDDLPRTECLKDVLIRLLPYWESDIKEDLKAGKTVLVTAHGNSLRALVKHLDGISDDAIASLNIPTGIPLVYDLDENFQPITPGGTYLDPDAAAEAILAVANQGKK, from the coding sequence ATGACTTACAAGCTGATTCTGCTGCGCCACGGCCACAGCGAATGGAACGCCAAGAACCTGTTCACCGGCTGGGTGGACGTTGACCTGAACGACCAGGGCCGCGAGGAAGCAGCACGCGGCGGGGAGCTGCTGGTTGAGAACAACATTCTCCCGGACATCCTCTACACCTCCCTCCTGAAGCGGGCCATCAACACGGCCAACATCTCCCTGGACAAGGCCGACCGCGGCTGGATCCCCGTCAAGCGCGACTGGCGCCTCAACGAGCGCCACTACGGTGCACTGCAGGGCAAGGACAAGGCCCAGACCCTGGCCGAATTCGGCGAGGACCAGTTCATGCTGTGGCGCCGTTCCTACGACACCCCGCCGCCGCCCCTGGACGACAGCAGCGAGTTCTCCCAGTCCCGCGATCCGCGCTACGCGGACCTCGGCGACGACCTGCCCCGCACCGAGTGCCTCAAGGACGTCCTCATCCGCCTGCTCCCATATTGGGAATCGGACATCAAGGAAGACCTGAAGGCCGGCAAGACCGTCCTGGTCACCGCCCACGGCAACTCCCTGCGCGCCCTGGTCAAGCACCTGGACGGCATCAGCGACGACGCCATCGCCAGCCTGAACATTCCCACGGGCATCCCGCTGGTCTACGACCTGGACGAGAACTTCCAGCCGATCACCCCCGGCGGAACCTACCTCGACCCCGACGCAGCAGCCGAGGCCATCCTGGCCGTGGCCAACCAGGGCAAGAAGTAG
- the phoU gene encoding phosphate signaling complex protein PhoU translates to MRKVFQEELAHVGEDLIEISKLVSEAIGKATTSFESADVDLAQDVIAADARIDFLQNSLDERAIDILALQGPVASDLRMIVGSLRMSASLERMGDLARHIAQLARLRFPSTVIPESLTGTFKSFAEQDIEIANKLTQLLETRDLEVARDILKANSAVNDLHLSVFKAIARPDWQESPATTVDVALASRYFERFADHGVSVAQKVTYLVTGAWHPNSIEHG, encoded by the coding sequence GTGCGCAAGGTTTTTCAGGAGGAGCTGGCCCATGTGGGCGAGGACCTCATCGAGATTTCAAAGCTGGTCAGCGAAGCGATCGGCAAGGCAACGACGTCGTTCGAGAGTGCCGATGTCGATCTGGCACAGGATGTCATCGCCGCGGACGCCAGGATCGACTTCCTGCAGAACAGCCTCGACGAACGGGCGATCGACATCCTCGCGCTGCAGGGCCCCGTTGCCAGCGACCTGCGCATGATCGTCGGGTCGCTGCGGATGAGCGCGTCCCTGGAGCGCATGGGTGACCTCGCCCGCCACATCGCCCAGCTCGCCCGGCTGCGGTTCCCCTCCACCGTGATCCCGGAGTCGCTGACCGGAACGTTCAAGAGTTTCGCCGAGCAGGACATCGAGATCGCCAACAAGCTCACCCAGCTGCTGGAGACCCGCGACCTGGAGGTTGCCCGCGACATTCTCAAGGCCAACTCCGCGGTGAACGACCTCCACCTCAGCGTCTTCAAGGCGATCGCACGCCCCGACTGGCAGGAATCCCCGGCCACCACCGTGGACGTAGCCCTGGCCAGCCGCTACTTCGAGCGGTTCGCGGATCACGGCGTGTCCGTGGCGCAGAAGGTCACCTACCTCGTGACGGGCGCGTGGCACCCGAACAGCATCGAGCACGGCTGA
- a CDS encoding sensor histidine kinase → MLLGVIAGLLGLSFGVFGVLAFRASEKQRELVDIEYDEPALPQGSAEVLAVVGQAFVVVDAIDGVVRASPAAYAYGLVRGHTVVHRQLLDMTANVRRDGVILERQLELPRGPLGQGTIIVQVRAAMLGEEYILLLADDRTEITRTEEIRNDFVANVSHELKTPVGAISLLAEALESSADDEDAVRRFAKRMHKESARLAALVQDIIELSRLQGANVAQQGHPVDINEVISEAVDRSQLPAESKNIQIVIGGRAEAKVYGDQDLLVTALRNLIDNAIRYSPENTRVGIGVRSKEGLVSVSVTDQGEGLSPEDQERVFERFYRVDAARSRHTGGTGLGLSIVKHVVSNHGGEVTLWSQPGQGSTFTLRLPEMEGQEGEAAPEPRSRTGDARAAQETKALAPASPQGQPDRPQPAKEAHDAAGVHERGANA, encoded by the coding sequence ATGCTCTTAGGTGTCATCGCCGGCCTGCTGGGCCTGTCGTTCGGCGTCTTTGGCGTGCTCGCCTTCCGTGCCAGCGAGAAGCAGCGCGAGCTTGTGGACATTGAGTACGACGAACCGGCGCTGCCGCAGGGCTCTGCGGAAGTCCTCGCCGTCGTCGGGCAGGCATTTGTGGTGGTTGACGCGATCGACGGCGTCGTCCGGGCCAGCCCGGCTGCCTATGCCTACGGCCTGGTACGCGGCCACACCGTTGTGCACCGCCAACTGCTGGACATGACGGCGAACGTCCGGCGCGACGGCGTCATTCTGGAGAGGCAGCTGGAACTGCCCCGGGGGCCGCTCGGCCAGGGAACCATCATCGTGCAGGTCCGGGCCGCGATGCTGGGCGAGGAATATATCCTCCTGCTCGCTGATGACCGCACCGAGATCACCCGCACAGAGGAGATCCGCAACGACTTTGTGGCCAACGTGTCCCACGAACTGAAGACCCCGGTGGGCGCCATCTCGCTGCTGGCTGAAGCGCTGGAGTCATCGGCGGACGACGAGGATGCCGTCCGTCGCTTCGCGAAACGCATGCACAAGGAGTCGGCCCGCCTCGCTGCGCTGGTGCAGGACATTATTGAGCTGTCCCGGCTGCAGGGTGCGAACGTGGCGCAGCAGGGCCACCCCGTGGATATCAACGAGGTGATCTCCGAAGCGGTGGACCGCTCGCAGCTGCCCGCCGAGAGCAAGAACATCCAGATCGTCATTGGCGGCCGCGCGGAGGCCAAGGTTTACGGTGACCAGGACCTGCTGGTCACGGCGCTGCGCAACCTGATCGACAACGCGATCCGGTACTCGCCGGAAAACACCCGGGTGGGCATCGGCGTGCGGTCCAAAGAAGGTCTGGTTTCCGTCTCTGTGACAGACCAGGGCGAAGGCCTGTCACCCGAGGACCAGGAACGGGTTTTCGAGCGCTTCTACCGGGTGGATGCGGCCCGGTCCCGCCACACCGGCGGAACCGGTCTGGGCCTGAGCATCGTCAAGCACGTCGTCTCCAACCACGGCGGGGAAGTCACGCTGTGGTCGCAGCCCGGCCAGGGCTCCACTTTCACCCTCCGGCTGCCGGAGATGGAAGGGCAGGAAGGGGAAGCCGCACCGGAGCCGCGTTCCCGCACCGGGGACGCCCGCGCCGCCCAGGAAACCAAAGCGCTGGCGCCCGCCTCACCGCAGGGCCAGCCCGACCGGCCGCAACCGGCCAAGGAAGCACACGACGCCGCCGGCGTCCACGAACGAGGAGCTAACGCTTGA
- a CDS encoding response regulator transcription factor, with protein sequence MSRILIVEDEESFSDPLSYLLGKEGFEVEVVDNGLDAITEFDRNGADLVLLDLQLPGQSGTEVCRQLRQRSTVPVIMLTAKDTEIDKVVGLELGADDYVTKPYSSRELVARVRAVLRRQGEPEELISSTVHAGPVRMDIERHVVSVDGEQVSLPLKEFELLEMLLRNSGRVLTRGQLIDRVWGSDYVGDTKTLDVHVKRLRSKIEPDPSLPRYLVTVRGLGYKFEP encoded by the coding sequence TTGAGCAGGATTCTTATTGTCGAGGACGAGGAGTCGTTCAGTGATCCCCTTTCCTATCTTCTGGGCAAGGAAGGGTTCGAAGTGGAGGTCGTGGACAACGGCCTCGACGCCATCACGGAATTCGACCGCAACGGGGCAGACCTGGTGCTGCTCGACCTGCAGCTGCCGGGACAGTCCGGCACGGAGGTCTGCCGGCAGCTTCGGCAGCGCTCCACAGTGCCCGTCATCATGCTGACCGCGAAGGACACCGAGATCGACAAGGTCGTCGGGCTTGAGCTGGGCGCAGACGACTACGTCACCAAGCCCTACTCCTCCCGCGAGCTGGTGGCCCGTGTCCGCGCGGTGCTGCGCCGCCAGGGCGAACCGGAGGAACTCATCTCATCCACCGTCCATGCCGGTCCGGTGCGGATGGACATCGAGCGGCACGTGGTGAGTGTCGACGGCGAGCAGGTCTCGCTGCCGTTGAAGGAGTTTGAACTGCTGGAGATGCTGCTGCGCAACTCCGGTCGCGTACTGACCCGCGGCCAGCTGATTGACCGGGTGTGGGGCTCCGACTATGTGGGCGACACGAAAACGCTCGATGTCCACGTGAAGCGCCTGCGCAGCAAGATCGAGCCCGACCCGTCCCTGCCGCGGTACCTCGTCACCGTGCGCGGACTGGGCTACAAGTTCGAGCCATAG
- a CDS encoding IS110 family transposase, which translates to MDEGYEVYCGLDVGKSEHHAAALNAAGERVFDKPLPQDEARLRELFTGLQQHGRVLVIVDQPNTIGALPIAVARDCGCTVAYLPGLAMRKAADLYPGKSKTDARDAFIIAETARAMPHTLRAVDRDSEVLAALKVLSGFDADLTHECTRAINRLRSLLLQIFPALERVFPGTVLTRPLVLELFIKYAGPTGLRAAGRSNVLRWARNHSRKDPVDLIEAIFSALDEQTVTVIGTEAVELVIPRVAAQIKELKHQRAIVAEEVEKLLDDFPLSQVLMSMPGVGIKTAATILLTIGDAGTFTSAGHLAAYAGIAPVTRRSGTSIRGEFPARSGNKQLKNALFRSAWIASCHHPASKAYYQKKRAQGKKHNAAVICLARRRCDVIYSMLKHGTLYKEKPAQAA; encoded by the coding sequence ATGGACGAAGGATACGAGGTTTACTGCGGGCTTGATGTCGGCAAGTCCGAGCATCACGCCGCCGCGTTGAACGCAGCCGGCGAACGGGTCTTCGACAAACCGCTGCCGCAGGACGAGGCCCGGCTGCGCGAGCTGTTCACCGGCCTGCAGCAGCACGGCCGGGTGCTGGTGATCGTGGACCAGCCCAACACCATCGGCGCGCTGCCGATAGCGGTGGCACGGGACTGCGGCTGCACTGTTGCCTACCTGCCCGGCCTGGCGATGCGCAAAGCTGCTGACCTGTACCCGGGAAAGTCCAAAACGGACGCGCGGGATGCGTTCATCATCGCCGAGACGGCACGTGCAATGCCGCACACGCTGCGCGCCGTTGACCGGGACAGCGAAGTGCTCGCGGCCCTGAAGGTACTCTCCGGATTCGACGCGGACCTGACCCACGAATGCACCAGGGCGATCAACCGTCTGCGGTCCCTGCTGCTGCAGATATTCCCCGCCCTGGAGCGCGTCTTCCCGGGAACAGTGCTGACCCGGCCCCTGGTGCTGGAACTGTTCATCAAATACGCCGGACCGACCGGACTGCGGGCTGCCGGGCGATCCAACGTGCTGCGCTGGGCCAGGAACCACAGCCGCAAGGACCCGGTAGACCTCATTGAAGCCATCTTTTCGGCACTGGACGAGCAGACCGTCACCGTCATCGGCACCGAAGCCGTCGAACTGGTCATCCCCCGCGTCGCAGCCCAGATCAAGGAACTCAAACACCAGCGAGCCATCGTGGCCGAAGAAGTCGAAAAGCTCCTCGATGACTTCCCTCTTTCCCAGGTCTTGATGTCCATGCCGGGAGTCGGCATCAAGACCGCAGCGACGATACTCCTGACCATCGGCGATGCCGGCACCTTCACCTCCGCCGGACACCTCGCGGCCTACGCAGGCATAGCCCCGGTGACACGACGCTCCGGCACCTCGATTCGCGGTGAATTTCCTGCCCGCTCCGGCAACAAACAACTCAAGAACGCCCTATTCAGATCCGCCTGGATCGCCAGCTGCCACCACCCGGCCTCGAAGGCCTACTACCAAAAGAAACGGGCCCAAGGAAAGAAGCACAACGCCGCCGTCATCTGCCTCGCCCGGCGCCGCTGCGACGTCATCTACTCCATGCTCAAACACGGCACCCTCTACAAGGAGAAACCAGCCCAGGCCGCTTGA
- a CDS encoding CarD family transcriptional regulator produces the protein MVFEVGETVVYPHHGAAKIEEIKMRTVKGEEKMYLKLKVAQGDLTIEVPAENVDLVGVRDVVGKDGLEHVFDVLRAEFTEEPTNWSRRYKANLEKLASGDVIKVAEVVRDLWRRDHDRGLSAGEKRMLAKARQILISELALAEKTDEEKAASVLDEVLAS, from the coding sequence ATGGTTTTTGAGGTCGGCGAGACAGTAGTTTACCCTCACCACGGTGCAGCAAAAATTGAAGAGATCAAGATGCGCACTGTCAAGGGCGAAGAGAAGATGTATCTCAAGCTCAAGGTGGCTCAGGGTGATCTGACCATTGAAGTTCCAGCAGAGAACGTTGACCTTGTTGGGGTTCGCGACGTAGTGGGCAAAGACGGTTTGGAGCACGTGTTTGACGTGCTTCGTGCCGAGTTCACTGAGGAGCCCACCAACTGGTCGCGTCGTTACAAGGCAAATCTGGAGAAGCTTGCTTCCGGTGACGTCATCAAGGTAGCAGAGGTCGTCCGCGACCTGTGGCGCCGGGATCACGACCGGGGCCTTTCCGCAGGCGAGAAGCGTATGCTGGCCAAGGCCCGGCAGATTCTGATCTCAGAATTGGCTCTGGCTGAAAAGACCGACGAAGAGAAGGCTGCGAGCGTTCTCGACGAGGTCTTGGCTTCCTAA
- the ispD gene encoding 2-C-methyl-D-erythritol 4-phosphate cytidylyltransferase has translation MNTAPRRPVTAVILVAAGSGQRLGYGMPKAAVPLGGEPILMHALRGIVAAGIASQVCIALPAGEEELRRLCEDFRVELVDGGPLLTMVDGGASRAESVRSALAAVEDGTEAVLVHDAARALTPEPVFHRVAQALAAGADAVIPVIPVVDTVKTVAATEGPATDIAPELVTGTAPREELRAVQTPQGFKLSVLRQAHEAAAGFDERQAAAVTDDAMLVELLGVPVHAVRGASQSLKITTPLDLIIAEGLLEGPLGVRWVEG, from the coding sequence ATGAACACTGCACCCAGGCGTCCTGTGACCGCCGTGATCCTCGTCGCCGCCGGTTCCGGGCAGAGGCTGGGGTATGGCATGCCGAAGGCCGCCGTGCCGCTGGGCGGTGAACCGATCCTCATGCATGCCCTTCGCGGGATCGTCGCGGCAGGCATTGCCAGCCAGGTGTGCATCGCGCTGCCGGCAGGGGAAGAGGAGCTTCGCCGGCTCTGCGAGGACTTCCGGGTGGAGCTGGTGGACGGCGGACCGCTCCTGACCATGGTCGACGGCGGGGCCTCCAGGGCGGAATCGGTCCGTTCGGCTTTGGCCGCCGTGGAGGACGGCACCGAAGCGGTCCTGGTCCATGACGCCGCCCGTGCACTGACGCCGGAGCCGGTCTTCCACCGCGTTGCCCAAGCGCTGGCTGCCGGTGCCGACGCAGTGATTCCGGTCATCCCGGTGGTGGACACGGTCAAAACGGTCGCCGCCACCGAAGGGCCGGCCACGGACATCGCACCTGAACTCGTCACGGGAACCGCCCCGCGGGAGGAGCTCCGGGCGGTCCAGACCCCGCAGGGCTTCAAGCTCTCCGTTTTGCGGCAGGCGCACGAGGCAGCCGCGGGCTTCGATGAGCGCCAGGCCGCCGCGGTTACCGACGACGCCATGCTGGTGGAGCTTCTCGGGGTGCCGGTTCATGCCGTCCGCGGGGCCAGCCAGTCCCTGAAAATCACCACGCCGCTGGACCTCATCATCGCCGAGGGCCTGCTCGAGGGACCCCTCGGCGTCCGCTGGGTGGAGGGCTGA
- the ispF gene encoding 2-C-methyl-D-erythritol 2,4-cyclodiphosphate synthase produces MTDNASRSPVLLPRTGIGIDVHAFAPDSDPQPLWLGGLFWEGERGLAGHSDGDPVAHAAADALFSACGIGDLGTHFGTDRPEFAGASGVTLLAEAARIVRAAGFEIGNVAVQFVGNRPKFGPRREESQRVLTEAAGAPVSVTATTSDGLGFTGRGEGISAVATALVYPAA; encoded by the coding sequence ATGACAGACAACGCTTCGCGATCGCCAGTGCTCCTGCCACGGACAGGCATCGGCATCGACGTGCACGCCTTCGCCCCGGACAGCGATCCGCAGCCGCTCTGGCTTGGCGGGCTTTTCTGGGAGGGGGAGCGGGGCCTCGCCGGCCATTCCGACGGCGATCCCGTGGCACACGCCGCGGCCGACGCATTGTTCTCCGCCTGCGGGATCGGCGACCTGGGCACCCACTTCGGCACGGACCGTCCCGAATTCGCCGGCGCCTCCGGAGTCACGCTGCTGGCCGAAGCTGCCCGGATCGTCAGGGCGGCAGGCTTTGAAATTGGCAACGTCGCCGTGCAGTTCGTGGGCAACCGTCCGAAGTTCGGCCCCCGCAGGGAGGAGTCCCAGCGTGTCCTGACCGAAGCTGCAGGCGCCCCGGTCAGCGTCACCGCCACCACCAGCGACGGCCTGGGCTTCACCGGCCGCGGCGAAGGCATTTCCGCTGTGGCTACGGCGCTGGTCTACCCGGCGGCGTAG